The proteins below are encoded in one region of Vogesella indigofera:
- a CDS encoding metal ABC transporter permease: MRRALVACLALALGSAPVGLFLVMRRMSLVGDAMSHAVLPGAAVGFLIAGLSLPAMSLGGFVAGVLVAGFAGLATRFTEIKEDASFAAFYLLSLAIGVLLVSSSGSNVDLMHLLFGSVLAVDDAALLLVASVASVTLLTLAVIYRPLLLESLDPVFLRAVGGHGSVWHLLFLLLVVLNLVSGFQALGTLMSVGLMMLPAICSRLWAATVGGMLLAAFLIAALAGMGGLLLSYHVELPSGPCIILLAGLFYIVSLFVAPQGGVLPRLLRQRHLES, from the coding sequence ATGCGCCGTGCGCTGGTGGCGTGCCTGGCGCTGGCGCTGGGCAGCGCGCCGGTCGGCCTGTTTCTGGTGATGCGGCGCATGAGCCTGGTCGGCGACGCGATGAGCCACGCGGTGTTGCCCGGCGCCGCGGTCGGCTTCCTGATCGCCGGCCTGAGCCTGCCGGCGATGAGCCTCGGCGGTTTTGTCGCCGGCGTGCTGGTGGCCGGTTTTGCCGGGCTGGCGACGCGCTTTACCGAGATCAAGGAAGACGCGAGCTTTGCGGCGTTTTATCTGCTGTCGCTGGCCATCGGCGTGCTGCTGGTGTCCAGCAGCGGCAGCAATGTCGACCTGATGCACCTGCTGTTCGGCTCGGTGCTGGCGGTGGACGATGCCGCGCTGCTGCTGGTGGCCAGCGTCGCCAGTGTGACGCTGCTGACACTGGCGGTGATCTATCGCCCGCTGCTGCTGGAAAGCCTGGACCCGGTGTTCCTGCGCGCGGTCGGCGGCCACGGCAGCGTGTGGCACCTGCTGTTCCTGCTGCTGGTGGTGCTGAATCTGGTGTCCGGCTTCCAGGCGCTGGGCACCCTGATGTCGGTGGGGCTGATGATGCTGCCGGCGATCTGCTCGCGGCTGTGGGCGGCCACCGTCGGCGGCATGCTGCTGGCGGCGTTCCTGATCGCCGCGCTGGCGGGCATGGGCGGGCTGCTGCTGTCCTATCACGTCGAGCTGCCGTCCGGGCCGTGCATCATCCTGCTGGCCGGCCTGTTCTATATCGTTTCGCTGTTTGTTGCCCCGCAGGGCGGCGTGTTGCCCCGCCTGCTGCGGCAACGTCATTTGGAGAGTTGA
- a CDS encoding sulfite exporter TauE/SafE family protein, translating to MLEISLLSLFLAGLLGGVHCLGMCGGIVTAISLGKSQSAPLWHLLCYNVGRIGSYVCAGALLGGLAQWGLSQAAYQPLQTALFIAANLLLILLGLYLAGLSAAITRIEHLGRPLWRRLQPLTRRYLPVRTARQALLAGAIWGWLPCGLVYTASIAALASGGAGQGALVMLAFGLGTLPNLLLMGLFASKLQQLKQQRPVRLVAGLAVMALGGWHLWLLLTSTG from the coding sequence ATGCTGGAAATCAGTCTGCTGTCCCTGTTTCTTGCCGGCCTGCTCGGCGGCGTGCACTGCCTCGGCATGTGCGGCGGCATCGTCACCGCCATTTCGCTGGGCAAGTCGCAATCGGCGCCGCTGTGGCACCTGCTGTGCTACAACGTTGGCCGCATCGGCAGCTACGTCTGTGCCGGCGCGCTGCTCGGTGGCCTGGCGCAGTGGGGACTGAGCCAGGCGGCGTACCAGCCGCTGCAGACCGCGCTGTTCATTGCGGCCAACCTGCTGCTGATCCTGCTCGGCCTGTACCTGGCCGGCCTGTCCGCCGCCATCACCCGCATCGAACACCTCGGCCGGCCGCTGTGGCGACGACTGCAGCCACTGACCCGCCGCTACCTGCCGGTGCGCACCGCCCGCCAGGCGCTGCTGGCCGGTGCGATCTGGGGCTGGCTGCCGTGCGGGCTGGTCTACACCGCCAGCATCGCCGCGCTGGCCTCCGGCGGTGCCGGCCAGGGCGCGCTGGTGATGCTGGCCTTCGGCCTCGGCACCCTGCCCAACCTGCTGCTGATGGGGCTGTTTGCCAGCAAATTGCAGCAGCTGAAACAGCAACGGCCAGTCCGCCTGGTGGCGGGACTGGCCGTGATGGCACTCGGTGGCTGGCACCTGTGGCTGCTGCTTACATCGACTGGCTAA
- a CDS encoding metal ABC transporter solute-binding protein, Zn/Mn family, with translation MNVRKIIVSSLLLSPLAAWANLPVVASFSIMADITREVGGERVSVVSLVGADQDAHVFQPKPADVKKLAEAKVFVVNGLGFEGWINRLNKSANFKGVTVTAANGLKPLAVAEDGHGHDEHGHDHGRADPHAWHNPQHVLRYVDNIAAGLSRADAAGAAYYRERAAAYKARLQELDSWAGKQFAAVPAARRKVLTSHDAFAYLGQRYAIRFMAPQGVSTDAEASAKSVAQLIRQVKKEQVKAVFIENMSDRRLIDQLAKEAGVKVGGKLYSDALSSQPGARSYLEMFRSNVTALSQSM, from the coding sequence GTGAACGTACGGAAAATTATTGTGAGCAGCCTGCTGCTGTCGCCGCTGGCGGCGTGGGCCAACCTGCCGGTGGTCGCCAGCTTCAGCATCATGGCTGATATCACCCGCGAAGTCGGCGGCGAGCGCGTCAGCGTGGTGTCGCTGGTCGGCGCCGATCAGGATGCCCACGTGTTCCAGCCCAAGCCGGCCGACGTCAAGAAGCTGGCTGAAGCCAAGGTGTTCGTGGTCAACGGCCTCGGTTTCGAGGGCTGGATCAACCGCCTGAACAAGTCGGCCAACTTCAAGGGCGTGACCGTGACCGCCGCTAACGGCCTTAAGCCGCTGGCGGTGGCGGAAGACGGGCACGGCCACGACGAGCATGGTCACGATCACGGCCGTGCCGATCCGCACGCCTGGCACAACCCGCAGCACGTACTGCGCTATGTCGACAATATCGCCGCCGGTCTCAGCCGTGCCGATGCCGCCGGCGCCGCTTACTACCGCGAGCGCGCCGCTGCCTACAAGGCGCGGTTGCAGGAACTGGACAGCTGGGCCGGCAAGCAATTTGCCGCGGTGCCGGCGGCACGGCGCAAGGTGCTGACCTCGCACGACGCCTTTGCCTATCTCGGCCAGCGCTACGCGATCCGCTTCATGGCGCCGCAAGGGGTGAGCACCGACGCCGAGGCCTCGGCCAAGTCCGTGGCGCAGCTGATCCGGCAGGTGAAAAAGGAACAGGTGAAGGCGGTGTTCATCGAGAACATGTCCGACCGGCGCTTGATCGACCAGCTGGCGAAAGAGGCCGGCGTCAAGGTCGGCGGCAAGCTGTACTCCGATGCGCTGTCCAGCCAGCCCGGCGCGCGCAGCTATCTGGAGATGTTCCGCAGCAATGTGACCGCGCTTAGCCAGTCGATGTAA
- a CDS encoding exopolyphosphatase: protein MTTGQFRLVTRSDFDGLVCAVLLNELGLINDIKFVHPKDMQDGKVDITERDITTNLPYVEAAHLAFDHHLSETLRNASGKQNHIIDAAAPSAARVVYNYYGGKQRFPMIADDMMAAVDKADAAQFSRDEILDPSGWVLLNFLMDARTGLGRFREFRISNYALMMDLIKYCRDHSIDEILQLPDVRERVELYFEHEAQAKAQIQRCARVEGKVVVLDLRNETLIHPINRFMIYALYPQANISIHVLWGLNQQNTVFATGKSILDRSNRTSVGELMLKYGGGGHEAAGTCQVDNDQAERVLGELVVQINANEG from the coding sequence ATGACAACAGGACAGTTTCGTCTGGTGACGCGCAGTGATTTCGATGGTCTGGTCTGCGCGGTGTTGCTCAACGAGCTCGGGCTGATCAACGACATCAAGTTCGTGCACCCGAAAGACATGCAGGACGGCAAGGTCGACATCACCGAGCGCGACATCACCACCAACCTGCCATACGTCGAAGCCGCACATCTGGCCTTTGACCACCACCTGTCCGAAACCCTGCGCAACGCCTCCGGCAAGCAGAACCACATCATCGACGCCGCGGCGCCGTCCGCCGCGCGCGTGGTGTACAACTACTACGGCGGCAAGCAGCGCTTCCCGATGATCGCCGACGACATGATGGCGGCGGTGGACAAGGCCGACGCCGCACAGTTTTCGCGCGACGAGATCCTCGATCCGAGCGGCTGGGTGCTGCTCAACTTCCTGATGGATGCCCGTACCGGCCTTGGCCGTTTCCGCGAATTCCGCATCAGCAACTACGCGCTGATGATGGACCTGATCAAGTACTGCCGTGACCACTCCATCGACGAGATCCTGCAGCTGCCGGATGTGCGCGAGCGGGTCGAGCTGTACTTCGAGCACGAGGCGCAGGCCAAGGCGCAGATCCAGCGCTGCGCCCGCGTCGAGGGCAAGGTGGTGGTGCTGGACCTGCGCAACGAGACGCTGATCCACCCGATCAACCGCTTCATGATCTACGCACTGTACCCGCAGGCCAATATCTCCATCCACGTGCTGTGGGGGCTGAACCAGCAGAACACCGTGTTTGCCACCGGCAAGTCGATCCTCGACCGCAGCAACCGCACCAGCGTCGGCGAGCTGATGCTGAAGTACGGCGGCGGCGGCCACGAAGCCGCCGGCACCTGCCAGGTCGACAACGACCAGGCCGAGCGCGTGCTGGGCGAACTGGTGGTGCAGATCAACGCCAACGAGGGCTAA
- a CDS encoding peptidylprolyl isomerase: MKKSLTIAALLLAAVGSTPSLAAPVATVNGSAIDSSTLDQAVKQVIGSSNGQLKDSPALREEVRQRLINRELIVQAATKAGLDKKPEFQQQLTEARTELLQQAFFKQSISTSPVSDSALKAAYQQYSERFNGVKEVKVRQIIVNSEADANSVLAELKKGAKFETLAASKSTHQPSRERGGDLGWGNLASMEPPLAAALQAIPKGKFSAQPLRSGLGWHLFKVEDIRDAKPLPFDTVKPQIARDLQDKAISDAIGELRQKANIQ; the protein is encoded by the coding sequence ATGAAGAAATCACTCACTATCGCGGCCCTGTTGCTGGCTGCCGTCGGCAGCACCCCAAGCCTGGCCGCACCGGTGGCCACCGTCAACGGCAGCGCCATCGACAGCAGCACCCTGGACCAGGCGGTGAAGCAGGTTATCGGCAGCAGCAATGGCCAGCTAAAAGACAGCCCGGCGCTGCGCGAAGAAGTGCGCCAGCGACTGATCAACCGCGAACTGATCGTGCAGGCGGCCACCAAGGCCGGCCTCGACAAGAAGCCGGAATTCCAGCAACAGCTGACCGAGGCACGCACCGAACTGCTGCAGCAGGCATTCTTCAAGCAGAGCATCAGCACCAGCCCGGTGTCGGACAGCGCGCTGAAGGCGGCCTACCAGCAGTACAGCGAGCGCTTTAACGGCGTGAAGGAAGTGAAAGTCCGCCAGATCATCGTCAACAGCGAAGCCGACGCCAACAGCGTGCTGGCCGAGCTGAAAAAAGGCGCCAAGTTCGAAACCCTGGCCGCCAGCAAGTCCACCCACCAGCCTAGCCGCGAACGCGGTGGAGACCTGGGCTGGGGAAATCTGGCGTCGATGGAACCGCCACTGGCCGCCGCGCTCCAAGCCATTCCCAAAGGCAAGTTCAGCGCCCAGCCGCTGCGCTCCGGCCTTGGCTGGCACCTGTTCAAGGTAGAGGACATCCGCGACGCGAAGCCGCTGCCTTTTGATACCGTCAAGCCGCAGATCGCCCGCGACCTGCAGGACAAAGCGATTAGTGACGCGATCGGCGAATTGCGTCAGAAAGCCAACATTCAATAA
- a CDS encoding nucleotide-binding protein codes for MANPKGGSGKSTLSTNIAGFYASQSTRVMLGDIDKQQSSLSWLAQRPPAAPPIQGWQMTEGLAKPPKDTQVVVLDSPAGLDGKRLRALVKKVDRVIVPIQPSPFDMWASSEFFDALLAEKAVRKEKTFVGVVGMRVDPRTRSARELESFLSRYQVPVLGWIRDTQFYVQAAGAGLTLFDLPPARVRRDIEAWRPILSWLDN; via the coding sequence GTGGCAAATCCAAAGGGCGGCAGCGGCAAGTCGACGCTGTCGACCAATATCGCCGGTTTTTACGCGTCGCAGTCGACCAGGGTGATGCTGGGCGATATCGACAAGCAGCAGTCGTCGCTGAGCTGGCTGGCGCAGCGGCCGCCGGCGGCGCCACCTATCCAGGGCTGGCAGATGACCGAGGGCCTGGCCAAACCGCCGAAGGACACCCAGGTGGTGGTCCTCGACAGCCCGGCCGGGCTGGACGGCAAGCGGCTGCGCGCACTGGTGAAGAAGGTTGATCGCGTCATCGTGCCGATCCAGCCGTCGCCTTTCGACATGTGGGCCAGTAGCGAATTCTTTGACGCCTTGCTGGCGGAGAAGGCGGTGCGCAAGGAAAAGACCTTCGTCGGCGTGGTCGGCATGCGCGTCGATCCGCGCACCCGCTCCGCGCGTGAGCTGGAAAGCTTCCTGTCTCGCTACCAGGTGCCGGTGCTGGGCTGGATCCGGGACACCCAGTTCTACGTGCAGGCCGCCGGCGCCGGGCTGACGCTGTTCGATCTGCCGCCGGCACGGGTGCGGCGCGACATCGAGGCGTGGCGCCCGATCCTGTCCTGGCTCGACAATTAG
- a CDS encoding BolA family protein: MSAIIETMRQRLAALAPEHLDIEDDSASHAGHAGAKSGGHYNVLIVSACFSGKSRIERQRMVYDALGDLMQQGIHALALKTLTPDDL, translated from the coding sequence ATGAGCGCCATCATCGAAACCATGCGCCAGCGTCTGGCGGCACTGGCGCCGGAGCACCTCGACATCGAGGACGACAGCGCCTCCCATGCCGGCCACGCCGGCGCCAAGAGCGGCGGCCACTACAATGTGCTGATCGTCAGCGCCTGTTTCAGCGGCAAGTCGCGCATCGAGCGGCAACGGATGGTGTACGATGCGCTCGGCGACTTGATGCAGCAGGGCATTCACGCCCTGGCACTCAAAACCCTTACTCCGGACGATCTCTGA
- a CDS encoding enoyl-CoA hydratase: MTQKIIVERLGQSAIVTINNPPANVWTIESLQELARAMDALAADAAIRAVVLTGAGERYFSAGADLALFGDGAAAHAGKVADAFALAFDAVRHYPGVTVAAVNGFALGGGLECALACDYIVAERGASLGLPEARVGLIPCAGGTKALTDRVGVPWAKRLILGGEFVTADKALAIGLVEEVVESGLAKIVALSLAARVREQSPQAIHAARRLIEASPAQTLAAQLAAEKAAFLALIGSAEQLEGVRAFNEKREPGWAEQDDD; the protein is encoded by the coding sequence ATGACACAAAAAATCATTGTCGAACGTCTTGGGCAATCAGCAATTGTCACGATCAACAACCCGCCGGCCAATGTGTGGACGATAGAGTCGTTGCAGGAGCTGGCCCGGGCGATGGACGCGCTGGCGGCCGACGCCGCCATCCGCGCGGTGGTGCTGACCGGCGCTGGTGAGCGCTACTTCTCGGCCGGTGCCGATCTCGCGCTGTTTGGCGACGGTGCGGCCGCGCACGCCGGCAAGGTGGCGGACGCCTTTGCGCTGGCGTTTGACGCGGTGCGCCACTATCCCGGCGTGACGGTGGCGGCGGTGAACGGTTTCGCGCTGGGCGGCGGGCTGGAGTGCGCGCTGGCCTGCGACTACATCGTGGCCGAGCGCGGTGCCAGCCTCGGATTGCCGGAGGCGCGCGTCGGGCTGATTCCCTGTGCCGGCGGTACCAAGGCGCTGACCGACCGCGTCGGCGTGCCGTGGGCGAAACGCCTCATCCTCGGCGGCGAGTTCGTCACCGCCGACAAGGCGCTGGCCATCGGGCTGGTGGAAGAGGTGGTGGAAAGCGGGCTGGCCAAGATTGTGGCGCTGAGCCTGGCGGCGCGGGTGCGCGAGCAGTCGCCGCAGGCGATCCACGCCGCACGGCGGCTGATCGAGGCCAGTCCGGCACAAACGTTGGCCGCACAGCTGGCGGCGGAAAAGGCGGCGTTCCTGGCGCTGATCGGCAGTGCGGAACAGCTGGAAGGCGTGCGCGCCTTCAACGAGAAGCGCGAGCCGGGCTGGGCGGAGCAGGACGACGACTGA
- a CDS encoding CobW family GTP-binding protein has protein sequence MSSMKKTTVNVLTGFLGVGKTTALRHLIAQRPQHEKWAIIVNEFGEIGIDGAVLDNGELPIAEIAGGCLCCVAGPQMTVTVANLLRRERPDRLIIEASGLAHAAGLIDELRAEPLGNALEVGAVMTLVDPRQFANNDYFRQPLYRDQVMIADVLLATKCDLADAPTLAAYRDKAAALFPPKSLIAEISDGAADPAWLDAAVQNKSRYRPAVRPGDASGWQSQGWTFAPEAEFSGEALTDLFDRLPQLVDGLVRAKGVFRVLDTWLWLNWTEGQWAANQVAWRRDSRFEVIGSQIDADALEAAIQACVLPAGSENGA, from the coding sequence ATGTCGAGTATGAAAAAAACCACCGTCAACGTGCTCACCGGCTTTCTCGGGGTGGGCAAGACCACGGCGCTGCGCCACCTGATCGCGCAGCGGCCGCAACATGAAAAATGGGCGATCATCGTCAACGAGTTCGGCGAGATCGGCATCGACGGCGCGGTGCTGGACAACGGCGAGCTGCCGATTGCCGAGATCGCCGGCGGCTGCCTGTGCTGCGTCGCCGGGCCGCAGATGACGGTCACCGTCGCCAACCTGCTGCGCCGCGAACGGCCGGACCGGCTAATCATCGAGGCCAGCGGCCTCGCCCACGCCGCCGGGCTGATCGACGAGCTGCGCGCCGAGCCGCTGGGCAACGCGCTGGAAGTGGGCGCGGTGATGACGCTGGTCGATCCGCGCCAGTTCGCCAACAACGACTACTTCCGCCAGCCGCTGTACCGCGACCAGGTGATGATCGCCGACGTGCTGCTGGCCACCAAGTGCGACCTCGCCGACGCGCCAACGTTGGCCGCATACCGCGACAAGGCCGCCGCGCTGTTTCCGCCCAAGTCGCTGATCGCCGAGATCAGCGACGGCGCCGCCGATCCGGCGTGGCTGGATGCCGCGGTGCAGAACAAGTCGCGCTACCGGCCGGCGGTGCGGCCGGGCGATGCCTCCGGCTGGCAGTCGCAGGGCTGGACCTTCGCGCCGGAAGCGGAGTTCTCCGGCGAGGCGCTGACCGACCTGTTCGACCGCCTGCCGCAGCTGGTCGACGGCCTGGTGCGCGCCAAGGGCGTGTTCCGCGTGCTGGATACCTGGCTGTGGCTGAACTGGACTGAAGGGCAGTGGGCGGCCAACCAGGTGGCGTGGCGCCGCGACAGCCGTTTCGAGGTGATCGGCAGCCAGATCGACGCCGACGCGCTGGAAGCCGCCATCCAGGCCTGCGTATTGCCGGCCGGCAGCGAGAACGGGGCGTGA
- a CDS encoding metal ABC transporter ATP-binding protein, producing the protein MIRLENLTVSYRRHPAVHHVSGSFADGQATAIFGPNGAGKSTLLKAIMGALKPDAGRVLMRGVARRDMAYLPQQSEIDRSLPVSVIDLVSSGHWQRSGLFGKVGRNDDDASWNALVTVGLEDFATRPIAALSSGQFQRVLFARILVQDAPLILLDEPFNAVDAATTADLLALVERWKAEGRTVIAVLHDEQQVREHFPQTLLMAREVIAWGDTAEVLTADKLRRASDTAAHWSANAPVCRVDGVTQ; encoded by the coding sequence ATGATCCGGCTGGAAAACCTGACGGTGTCCTACCGTCGCCACCCCGCCGTGCACCACGTCAGCGGTAGCTTTGCCGATGGTCAGGCCACGGCGATCTTCGGCCCCAACGGGGCCGGCAAGAGCACCTTGCTGAAAGCCATCATGGGCGCGCTGAAGCCGGATGCCGGTCGCGTGCTGATGCGCGGAGTGGCACGCCGTGACATGGCCTATCTGCCGCAGCAGTCGGAAATCGACCGTTCGCTGCCGGTGTCGGTGATCGACCTGGTATCCAGCGGCCACTGGCAGCGCAGCGGTCTGTTCGGCAAGGTTGGCCGCAACGATGACGACGCGTCGTGGAACGCGCTGGTTACCGTGGGGCTGGAAGACTTCGCCACCCGCCCGATCGCCGCGCTGTCCAGCGGCCAGTTCCAGCGCGTGCTGTTCGCTCGCATCCTGGTACAGGACGCGCCGCTGATCTTGCTCGACGAGCCGTTCAACGCCGTCGACGCCGCCACCACCGCCGATCTGCTGGCGCTGGTCGAACGCTGGAAGGCGGAAGGGCGCACCGTGATCGCGGTGCTGCACGACGAGCAGCAGGTGCGCGAGCACTTTCCGCAGACGCTGCTGATGGCGCGCGAGGTGATCGCCTGGGGCGACACCGCCGAGGTGCTGACCGCGGACAAGCTGCGCCGCGCCAGCGATACCGCCGCGCACTGGTCGGCCAATGCCCCGGTGTGCCGCGTGGATGGAGTAACTCAGTGA
- a CDS encoding peptidylprolyl isomerase, with protein MNFPLKKTLIAVSLLTATACAFATSVNGVAISQQRIDAITRMMEAQGQKSTPEMAQMVKDQLITAEILRQEAVKKGLDKSADYLAEIENAKAMALANRLIKEHLRTNPVTDAQARAEYDKVKAEFPERKSFDASHILVKTEAEAKAVIEALKKGKPFAQLAKEKSLDPGSKDNGGNLGWNEPGTFVAPFSEAMVKLAKGQVTATPVKTDFGFHVIKLNDVKVEAAPPLETLRPQLEQRIQSQRIEALIKSLKASAKVQ; from the coding sequence ATGAACTTCCCTTTGAAAAAAACCCTGATTGCCGTCAGCCTGCTGACCGCCACTGCTTGCGCGTTCGCCACTTCGGTCAATGGCGTTGCCATCAGCCAGCAGCGTATTGATGCCATCACCCGCATGATGGAAGCGCAAGGCCAGAAATCGACGCCGGAAATGGCGCAAATGGTCAAGGACCAGCTGATCACCGCTGAAATCCTGCGTCAGGAAGCCGTGAAGAAGGGCCTCGACAAGTCCGCCGACTACCTCGCCGAAATCGAGAACGCCAAGGCGATGGCCCTGGCCAACCGCCTGATCAAGGAACACCTGCGCACCAACCCGGTGACCGACGCCCAGGCCCGTGCCGAGTACGACAAGGTGAAGGCCGAGTTCCCGGAGCGCAAGAGCTTTGACGCCAGCCACATCCTGGTGAAGACCGAAGCCGAAGCCAAGGCCGTGATCGAAGCGCTGAAAAAAGGCAAGCCGTTCGCGCAGCTGGCCAAGGAAAAATCGCTGGATCCGGGCTCCAAGGACAACGGCGGCAATCTGGGCTGGAACGAGCCAGGCACTTTCGTGGCACCGTTCTCCGAGGCGATGGTGAAGCTGGCCAAGGGCCAGGTCACCGCCACCCCGGTGAAGACCGATTTCGGTTTCCACGTCATCAAGCTGAACGACGTGAAAGTAGAAGCGGCACCACCGCTGGAAACCCTGCGTCCGCAACTGGAGCAGCGCATCCAGTCGCAGCGCATCGAAGCACTGATCAAGTCGCTGAAGGCCAGCGCCAAGGTTCAGTAA
- a CDS encoding YciI family protein — protein sequence MLYAITGTDAPNSLDNRLAARPEHLARLQALQNDGRLLLAGPFPAIDSNDPGPAGFTGSLIVAEFDSLPAAEQWAKADPYVAAGVYASVSVKPFRKVLPA from the coding sequence ATGCTGTACGCAATCACAGGCACCGACGCCCCTAACTCCCTCGACAACCGCCTGGCGGCACGGCCGGAACACCTGGCCCGCTTGCAGGCACTGCAGAACGACGGCCGGCTGCTGCTGGCGGGTCCGTTCCCGGCCATCGACAGCAACGACCCCGGCCCGGCCGGCTTCACCGGCAGCCTGATCGTTGCCGAATTCGACTCGCTGCCCGCGGCCGAGCAATGGGCGAAGGCCGACCCCTATGTCGCCGCCGGCGTCTACGCCAGCGTCAGCGTCAAGCCGTTCCGCAAAGTGCTGCCGGCATGA
- a CDS encoding Fur family transcriptional regulator, which produces MDKAGFMAAADHQCQQQGVKLTALRRQVLELVLAHEGVVKAYQVLADLQRERGIAAPPTVYRALDFLVEAGLLHKVDALNGYIVCSHVGCCHEGLILVCTACGSVNELEAAPALDTLRQQAAAQGFAIAQQNLLLTGLCQACRV; this is translated from the coding sequence ATGGATAAAGCTGGCTTTATGGCCGCAGCCGACCACCAGTGCCAGCAACAAGGCGTGAAGCTGACCGCGCTGCGCCGCCAGGTGCTGGAGCTGGTGTTGGCGCACGAAGGCGTGGTCAAGGCTTATCAGGTGCTGGCCGATCTGCAGCGCGAGCGCGGCATTGCCGCGCCGCCGACGGTGTACCGGGCGCTGGATTTCCTGGTGGAAGCCGGCCTGCTGCACAAGGTCGACGCGCTCAACGGCTATATCGTGTGCAGTCACGTTGGTTGCTGTCACGAAGGGCTGATCCTGGTGTGCACCGCCTGCGGCAGCGTCAACGAGCTGGAGGCAGCGCCGGCGCTGGACACGCTGCGACAGCAGGCGGCAGCGCAGGGCTTTGCCATCGCGCAACAAAACCTATTACTGACCGGACTGTGCCAGGCATGTCGAGTATGA
- a CDS encoding HAD family hydrolase: MPYDAILLDMDGLMIDTEQLCAQAWRDAASELGTRIGEDTLHQLVGLSHQHCLRHLQQHPELSAHMPALALLNRQYYHRQLQHGDIPLKPGITALLDWLRQQAIPCAVGTATEGPLAQLKLQRSQLAPYFQHVVSASDVANSKPAPDIYLAAAARLQVEPARCIVLEDSVHGASAALAANMRVIIVPDIVQPPASMAKQALAVCKDLFAARALLQQLRDA, translated from the coding sequence ATGCCGTACGACGCCATTTTGCTGGACATGGACGGACTGATGATCGACACCGAGCAGCTCTGCGCCCAGGCCTGGCGCGATGCCGCCAGCGAGCTGGGCACCCGCATCGGCGAGGACACCCTGCACCAGCTGGTCGGTCTCAGCCACCAGCACTGCCTGCGCCATCTGCAGCAGCACCCCGAGCTGTCCGCGCACATGCCGGCCCTGGCGCTGCTGAACCGGCAGTACTACCACCGGCAGCTGCAGCACGGCGACATTCCGCTCAAGCCCGGCATCACCGCTCTCCTGGACTGGCTGCGGCAGCAGGCGATCCCCTGTGCCGTCGGCACTGCCACCGAAGGACCGCTGGCACAGCTGAAGCTGCAACGCAGCCAGCTGGCGCCCTATTTCCAGCACGTGGTCAGCGCCAGCGACGTCGCCAACAGCAAGCCGGCACCGGACATCTATCTGGCGGCGGCGGCACGGCTGCAGGTGGAACCGGCGCGCTGCATCGTGCTGGAAGACTCGGTACACGGCGCCAGCGCCGCGCTGGCGGCCAACATGCGGGTGATCATCGTGCCGGACATCGTGCAGCCGCCCGCCTCCATGGCAAAACAGGCCCTGGCAGTATGCAAGGACCTGTTTGCCGCGCGGGCGTTGCTGCAACAGCTGCGGGACGCTTAG